In a genomic window of Brassica rapa cultivar Chiifu-401-42 chromosome A10, CAAS_Brap_v3.01, whole genome shotgun sequence:
- the LOC103846181 gene encoding uncharacterized protein LOC103846181 yields the protein MSVFEIVTFNASFGGYWVKKRTGDVGYIGGDVKTIECKPEELFTFLLDEFGEGLYMHRLWYTLPFEDHKDRKKLSHVRDASFKEMCEAGQWKGVLNLFLVSTVDHPEEEQIQEPCEEEIRVERNVAGFVDEDEDFDYHNTPPNSDGEEEEDMLRFKPGSGHLELRQVFDTIEDFKNALVEYALKGGWNIKRNKWGKIKCGAVCGSKDKCPWRIYCSYEERYGKWMVKTYEDGHKCQKDGYSKLLKSGVILKLFMDEIRNDVDLKPKYMQEQIEQRFNLITTIDKCKKAKRKALDIISRDHEEQFSRLKDYRLAILATNPGSTVELDTVLDDDGAEVFQRFYVCFATIRSLWTMWCRPIFGLDGCFLKCTLKGQLLAAVGRDANNGMYPIAWAVVDVENEDNWIWFIQKLQVDFNLQGGQNFTIISDRQKGLLNAVERILPHVEHRMCARHIYGNLKKIFPRQAEMKNLFWRVAESTTVREYEASVEAVKRYDIRVFEAMMEKNPKNCSLAFCSPMSSCLDVHNNISESFNNAIDPARYMPMVEMLETIRRTTMIRIDLRKRIAADNASRFPSRIMKIIEAEQRKLKFCKMIPGGDGRCKVREASISYSVNMRLRTCACRRWELGGIPCRHALRVITEKKLNYEDYISSWFLNTRQQQIYSDSIRPVNGMCFWDQTGSTVLPPPGLVEELENRKGRKPKPKRKKGKNESPTKKKVNRSRRVMHCGRCGVAGHNVTKCPNVGVPVNRPKKKTATMGEDDQDFMSCDDFGVGPSQPTQE from the exons ATGAG TGTGTTCGAGATTGTCACGTTTAATGCTAGTTTCGGTGGATATTGGGTGAAGAAAAGAACCGGTGATGTTGGGTATATTGGTGGGGATGTGAAAACCATCGAATGCAAACCGGAAGAGTTGTTCACATTTTTATTAGATGAGTTTGGAGAGGGATTGTATATGCATAGGTTGTGGTACACGCTTCCTTTTGAGGATCACAAGGATAGAAAGAAACTGAGCCATGTTAGAGATGCTAGTTTTAAAGAGATGTGTGAAGCGGGTCAGTGGAAAGGAGTTCTTAATTTGTTCCTAGTGAGCACAGTCGATCATCCTGAGGAAGAGCAGATTCAGGAACCTTGCGAAGAAGAGATCCGAGTAGAAAGAAATGTTGCTGGCTTTgtggatgaagatgaagatttcGATTATCATAACACACCTCCCAATTCTGATGGTGAGGAAGAGGAGGATATGCTGAGGTTCAAACCAGGGAGTGGTCACCTAGAGCTAAGGCAAGTCTTTGATACAATTGAAGATTTCAAAAATGCATTAGTTGAGTATGCTTTGAAGGGAGGGTGGAACATCAAGCGGAATAAATGGGGAAAAATTAAATGTGGGGCTGTTTGTGGGTCTAAAGACAAGTGCCCATGGAGAATCTATTGCTCTTATGAAGAGAGATATGGGAAGTGGATGGTGAAAACATATGAAGATGGGCACAAATGCCAAAAAGATGGGTATAGTAAGCTACTGAAATCGGGTGTGATTTTGAAGCTCTTCATGGACGAGATTAGGAATGATGTTGATTTGAAACCTAAGTATATGCAAGAGCAGATTGAGCAAAGGTTCAACTTGATAACCACGATTGACAAGTGTAAAAAGGCCAAGCGAAAGGCACTAGACATCATCAGCCGTGATCATGAGGAGCAATTTAGTAGGCTAAAAGACTACCGACTTGCGATTCTAGC CACCAATCCAGGATCAACTGTGGAGCTAGACACGGTTTTAGATGATGATGGAGCTGAAGTGTTTCAAAGATTCTATGTGTGTTTTGCAACCATCAGATCGTTGTGGACAATGTGGTGTCGGCCTATCTTTGGATTAGATGGATGCTTTCTCAAATGCACACTAAAAGGTCAACTCTTGGCAGCTGTAGGAAGAGATGCAAATAATGGAATGTACCCAATTGCTTGGGCTGTTGTTGATGTGGAGAACGAGGATAACTGGATATGGTTCATACAGAAGCTGCAAGTGGATTTTAACTTACAAGGAGGTCAAAATTTCACCATAATATCTGATAGACAAAAG GGCTTGTTGAATGCGGTCGAGAGGATTTTACCACACGTTGAACACAGGATGTGTGCTCGCCACATATATGGcaatttgaaaaaaatcttTCCTCGCCAAGCCGAGATGAAGAATTTGTTTTGGAGAGTAGCTGAGAGCACCAcagttcgtgagtatgaagctAGTGTTGAGGCGGTTAAAAGGTATGATATACGTGTGTTTGAAGCAATGATGGAGAAAAATCCCAAGAATTGTAGTCTCGCGTTCTGCTCTCCAATGTCTTCTTGTTTGGATGTACACAACAACATCTCGGAGTCATTCAACAATGCTATTGATCCTGCTAGATACATGCCGATGGTTGAGATGCTTGAGACTATTAGAAGAACAACAATGATCCGTATCGATCTGAGAAAGAGGATTGCAGCTGACAATGCTAGTAGGTTCCCTTCTAGAATTATGAAGATCATAGAAGCTGAGCAGAGAAAGCTGAAGTTTTGTAAGATGATCCCGGGTGGTGATGGTAGATGCAAGGTGAGAGAGGCGAGTATATCTTACAGCGTGAATATGAGGCTGCGGACATGTGCATGCCGTAGATGGGAACTAGGTGGTATTCCTTGTCGCCATGCATTACGTGTCATCACCGAGAAGAAGCTGAATTATGAAGATTACATTTCTAGTTGGTTCCTCAACACAAGACAGCAGCAAATTTATAGTGATTCAATTAGGCCGGTGAATGGAATGTGTTTTTGGGACCAAACCGGTTCCACCGTGCTTCCACCTCCTGGCTTGGTAGAAGAACTCGAGAACAGAAAAGGAAGAAAGCCAAAACCAAAgagaaagaaaggaaaaaatgaGTCACCAACAAAGAAGAAGGTCAATCGAAGTAGGAGAGTGATGCATTGTGGTCGATGTGGCGTTGCTGGACACAATGTAACCAAGTGCCCAAATGTAGGCGTGCCAGTGAATAGACCAAAAAAGAAGACAGCAACGATGGGGGAagatgatcaagacttcatgtCATGTGATGACTTTGGTGTAGGACCAAGTCAACCAACGCAAGAATAA